In Syngnathus scovelli strain Florida chromosome 10, RoL_Ssco_1.2, whole genome shotgun sequence, the following are encoded in one genomic region:
- the rx1 gene encoding retinal homeobox protein Rx1 encodes MHLSLDTMSMVDDSCLSPSNFHDLAKGGGVTVGGHVHSIDVILGFSKDQDSLLGPAGVPGPQKVDVEDLVNSGKQLESHPSFSGHLGPLQDDSSEQQHQFQDADLFTNKCDEELRKSVESDEGKSPEPCKDNQPKKKHRRNRTTFTTYQLHELERAFEKSHYPDVYSREELAMKVNLPEVRVQVWFQNRRAKWRRQEKMDASTMKLHDAPMLSFNRSAPVHTAMGPMSNSLPLDPWLTSPLSSATSVHSIPGFIGPAQGLQPNYPGHGFLNSSPHPSMGQGMQSMAAPPPYQCPAPYPDKFPLEDMDQRSSSIAALRMKAKEHIQSMDKTWLPM; translated from the exons ATGCATTTATCACTGGATACCATGAGCATGGTGGACGACAGCTGCCTCTCGCCTAGCAACTTCCACGACCTGGCCAAAGGTGGAGGCGTCACGGTGGGGGGCCACGTCCACAGCATCGACGTCATTCTGGGATTCAGTAAAGACCAGGATTCCCTGCTCGGCCCCGCTGGGGTCCCGGGGCCTCAGAAGGTGGACGTTGAGGACTTGGTGAATTCCGGGAAGCAGCTCGAGTCCCACCCGTCCTTCAGTGGTCACCTTGGGCCACTTCAGGATGATAGCTCAGAGCAACAGCACCAGTTTCAGG ATGCCGACCTGTTTACCAACAAGTGCGATGAGGAACTGAGAAAGAGCGTCGAGAGCGATGAAGGCAAGTCACCCGAGCCGTGCAAGGACAATCAGCCCAAGAAGAAGCACCGACGCAACCGCACCACCTTCACCACCTACCAGCTGCACGAGCTGGAGCGTGCCTTCGAGAAGTCCCATTACCCTGACGTGTACAGCCGCGAGGAGCTGGCCATGAAGGTCAACCTACCTGAAGTTCGGGTTCAG GTGTGGTTTCAGAACCGAAGAGCCAAATGGAGACGTCAAGAGAAAATGGACGCCAGCACCATGAAGCTCCACGACGCGCCGATGTTGTCTTTCAATCGATCGGCGCCGGTCCACACCGCCATGGGACCCATGAGTAACTCCCTCCCATTGGACCCTTGGCTGACCTCCCCCTTGTCCAGCGCCACGTCGGTCCACAGCATCCCGGGCTTCATAGGCCCGGCTCAGGGCCTTCAGCCCAACTACCCCGGCCACGGCTTCCTCAATTCCAGCCCTCATCCGTCCATGGGTCAGGGAATGCAGAGTATGGCGGCGCCGCCCCCTTACCAGTGTCCGGCGCCGTACCCCGACAAGTTTCCGCTGGAGGACATGGACCAGCGCAGCTCAAGTATTGCTGCACTGAGGATGAAAGCCAAGGAACACATCCAGTCCATGGATAAAACCTGGCTACCCATGTGA